One Sphingomonas limnosediminicola DNA segment encodes these proteins:
- a CDS encoding Hsp20 family protein, translating into MRSAFDFSPYRRSTVGFDRLFDMLENNSVGQGQENYPPFDLIKKGENDYCIQLAVAGFKPDEIDITAQQNVLLVSGRKSDETEEKGTEFVYRGIANRSFERRFALADHIQVRAADLKDGLLSIDLVREIPEAMKPRKINIGGSAGERSAIGGGEQPASKQTVEAEAENA; encoded by the coding sequence ATGCGTAGTGCTTTCGACTTTTCGCCTTATCGGCGTTCCACAGTCGGCTTCGACCGGCTCTTCGACATGCTCGAGAATAATTCGGTCGGGCAGGGTCAGGAGAATTATCCGCCCTTCGACCTGATCAAGAAGGGTGAAAACGATTATTGCATCCAGCTCGCGGTGGCGGGCTTCAAGCCAGACGAGATCGACATCACGGCGCAGCAGAACGTGCTGCTCGTTTCCGGCCGCAAGTCGGATGAGACCGAGGAAAAGGGCACCGAATTCGTCTATCGCGGCATCGCCAACCGTTCGTTCGAGCGGCGCTTCGCGCTGGCGGACCACATTCAGGTTCGCGCCGCGGACCTGAAGGACGGTCTGCTGTCGATCGATCTCGTGCGCGAGATTCCGGAGGCCATGAAGCCGCGGAAGATCAACATCGGTGGAAGCGCCGGCGAGCGCTCGGCCATCGGCGGCGGAGAGCAGCCGGCGTCCAAGCAGACGGTCGAGGCGGAAGCCGAGAACGCCTGA